ACACTCCGATATCCTCTTTCGTCGATGAAATTTCAACCAACACATACGATCTTTGGATACTTCTTTCCCCTATTTCGGAAGTCGGCGCTTATCTGTGTGCCTTTTAGCTGTATTCTCTCCTTTGTCAGGCCTAAGTTTATATTCGACCGCTTGCGTTAATCGGCAGGCAAACAGTCGAATTTGGCACTGTTGCATTATTCGTTTTTTTCCCCACTCGGATAATCCTGGATTTATATAAATGGCATTCCCTGTCTTTGATAAGCGTGTAAGCGGAtcagaattttttttttttttttttttcaaaatgtgTCAACTCCAGCAGTTAATTGGGCGTAGCCGAGTTTTGGTGCTAAAACAGGTAACAGTAAGAGTTCCGCACCGCACAATGCGACTCCCGCGACCACCCGATAACAACGCGGGGCTTCACTAGAGCCGGAACCCGATTCCGCCGAATCAGGAATGTCCAGCCGAGGCAGTTTACGTTTATATGCGCCAGTAATTATTTATGCGCATAATTGGTATTTTTATGCTGGATCTTGACCCGTTCTTTTCCTGCGATGCCCCTTGATCATTTTGATCCCTTTTCTCCCCTTCTTCTAAGTTAGGCGCATATAAATAAGAACAAGAATccctttcctttcttttttaattatcTGAGGGTTTCCATCTTCACTCTTTTCTACGCCCCTTACCTCCTGTCCTTTTAAtcctttctctcttttccgGTTCATTCTTTCATCATGATTCCCACATTGACTTCCAGATTCTTCTGGAAGTCTTTAACCAGACCATCTGTGTGTAGACAGGCTGACCTAATGTTTATAGTGCGGCATCAAGTTGTGAAAAGTTTTCATCATCCCACTATGTTATACTCTCTTAACAAGAAAAGGGCATTTTCAACAACTCCAAAGCAAAGAGGAGATACCGTGTTGCCAAAAGCCAGGCCGGGTCGTTCCAAATTTACCGAAAAGGAGATCGAAACCGCCAAACAAGAGAGATTGGATGGCCTTGGTGtcttgaagaagtttcCAGAAAAATGGATCCCCTACATGGAGTTAATGAGGATCGAAAAACCTGCCGGAACGTGGCTCTTGTTAAGCCCGTGTATGTGGGCCATTACTATGGCCGGATACATGACATCCGCGCCGTTTCTTTCAACAGCATGGATGCTTGGTGTTTTTTCTGTAGGTGCGTTTGTCATGAGAGGTGCAGGGTGTACAATCAATGATATATGGGACAGAGATCTAGACAACAAGGTGGCCAGAACAATCGAAAGACCTATTACTTCTGGCCGCGTTAATGTGAAGCAGGCAGTGGCGTTTTTAGGTGCTCAATGCATGGTTGGGTTACTTGTTTTGCTTCAATTGCCGGCAGACTGCTTTTTGTTAGGAGCCTcgtctcttttttttgtggcAACGTATCCTCTTTTTAAGCGGTTCACGTATTATCCTCAGGCAATGCTTGCAGCATGCTTTAATTGGGGTGCATTGCTTGGATTTCCGGCAATGGGGGTCTGGAATTGGTCTGTGATGATCCCGCTCTACTTGAGTGGCTTTTTCTGGTGCATGCACTACGACACGGTTTATGGACACCAGGATAAGAAGTACGATGTGAAGGTTGGAATCAAATCTACAGCCTTAGCTTGGGGAAAGCATTCCAAACCTGTTTTTGTTGGTTTGGCAGTTGCCCAGATGTCATGCCTCACTCTTGCCGGTTTAATGGCCGGAATGGGGCCTGGCTTCTACACTGGTACGTTTATTGCCGGATTTAGGCTTTTCAACATGATCCGAAAAGTCAATTTGGACAATCCTGCTAGCTGCGGCTTTTATTTCCGTGATAACATCAAAACCGGACATGTCATTTGGCTTGGCATCTTGTTGGATTACATTCTGCAGCTGCTTGGCTTTTTGTAGATGCAGATCAGAAGAAGGTGGTAAGCAACCCCCTAATCATGGAAATGCAATTTCGTTATAGAAAGGCTTAGTTTACTCGTTATAGAGACGTTCATTAGAGACGGTGATCTAATTATTAGATAGTTCATCAAGAAATCCACTTATTTATCGAAGGCTTTCTTATCCATCAAATGCGTGTTTGTCAATTGAATGCTTGCTTATTCACCAGATACTTgcttatttattaaatgCTTACTTATTTATCAAATTCCCCATCAAATGCTGGCCTATTCATCAAATCTTTACTTCCCTTATTCATATAAATAATGTCTGTTCATAATAGAAACTCCTATTCACTTCTCAAATTCACTTGACGCAACTCTAAAAACATATCTTGTCCCATCACTACTCTACATCATTCTCAAAAGCAAGTACTCATGTTTATTATGGCTCGCTAACAGTGTGTATAATTATATAGAACGTCCACCGAATGAAACATCCCAGAAAAGTTATAACCCTCTCTTATTAATCTCTTTATCCACgacaaacaaaaagaatttgCTTAAGCAGCATTAGagttcatctttctctttccatTTGGAGTAGCTGCAACATTGACAAATCTTCTGGTGTATAGAAGTCTCTTGTATGCTCTTCCCTTAGGCTTCTTTGGCTTTTCAGTCTTCTCAACCTTTGGAGTCTGAGACTTAACCTTACCAGCTCTTGCTAAAGATCCGTGAACTTTACCCTGTAATAAAGAATTACGTGTTAgtactttttccttcaaaCTTGGTCGTAACATTAAAATTTAACATCGTCTAAAGCAGAATCGCCCATGTATGTTTCCACAATTTGCAATGTGCGCCATATCCTAATCGAGGAAACCTCATTCGCCATTAGTTGTGTCTTAACATTTGAATCAATCCAATATTTATCATTACACCTGTTTAACGCTATATCCTCTTTGCCTTGAATGCTTTCCTTCAACATTATAATATTATCTGTTTCCAAAAGGTAATACACCTGtgtttttttaattcaaCATGGATGTTTTCAATGAGTATATCTCTCTGTTCCTCCTTATTCTACTACTCCAACTGCCAATAAACATTTTTCTGTTCTTTACTGTCAAGTTTGCTTTAATCAATCTTTCCACACGTCGCCTTCCAATGCTTGAAATTAGTTTCACCATATCCCGAACCACACACAAGCTCCGCTTCAACTGCTATTAGACGCCATGTAACCTTGTTCATACATACCATATTGTCTTATTGGTTTAGTTTTCAGTTATGGTGTTATAGTTTTCACTTTAAACAACAAAAGGTTGTACTCGCACAAACGTCAAGTAAATTTGGcctgtgctttttttgaaggTGAGGGGGAAGTTTtcattgaaaaaattttgaatgcGAACCttggacaaaaaaaaaattaatagGGTCAAATAGCAGCTCTTGCTGGTTAAAGCCACACACCGCGCGGGCTGAGTTAGAATTGTTAGATTCGCGGCCAGCATAATAGTAGGTCTTTTATAACCCTTCATGTGATCACGTGATTTCTCAAGGGTGGCTTTAACGTTGTAACAAAGGCTGTAATATATTAACTGGAAAAGGCATAATGCCGAATCTCGCCAGGTCCACCACTTATACATAAACTACTTATTTTGTAAAAGCCCAGAGATCATGCAATGCAATTAAGTCATATTTATACAATGATTAATTAGAAAAGATAGACATTAAAAGGGATCAGAGCCTTAGCACCATGGCAAAAGTTGCAATACTTAAAACTGCTGCAAATAACGAAACTACACAAATCCCACCTACACTAGCCGGAAATTTGTTCTGGGTTAGCATGTGTTGAACAGTAAAGTATCGGAATCCGCCAATTGCCAAGGTAACTGCAGCAAGAGCAATGAAACAAAGACCCATAGCTTTTCCCACACATATTATATTTGGAGAATTGGAACTATCTTCACCAAGTTTAAGCAATTGGGTCAAACCAACACCAATTGATGCAAGACTAATGGAGGTCCTCAACCATGCAAGAAATGTTCTTTCTGATGCTAAATGATCTCTTGCAATTGTGCCTTTGTTCTCTAGAAAAAGCGCTCCATAATTGTAAAATGTATTTGGCTTTTTGATACTTGGCCTTACCGGAGCTAAAACTGTTGATGCTCTTCTTGAcatttctttacttttaaTGTAATTGTGTTTGTATCGTGGTGCCACTGTAACTGTGAAAAATTGATATCCTTGCCTGAATGCCCTAATAGCAATTATTTGGCGCAAGAGTAGTTTGGAATCTATTAATAGAGTAGCTGTTTATCCCTGAAAGCGGCACAGGTTTGTCGATAATGACCAGATTTATGTgaacagaagaaaaaaagtacggATCTTAAACCTTGTTGTTTCGGTTCCGACCTTATCTCTCGTCCGATACAACggaatgcttttttttttatctaatcacatttttttatttttttctctctgtTATTCGCGATAAAGTGTGGATTTCTCCATCATCGAGCGCCACTTGCTCGTTTTAGCTAACATTCCAGATAGCCACCACAGTGCCAACTTACGGCTTATATCATGCAAAGATGCATGAATTGAACGTATATCGTTGTCGAAAGTACCATAGCAAGCATTATGCTCAGCTGggatttcattattctttttttctgtgaTCCTCCTCGGAAAATATCTCTCTTCCAGATATCTGTATTAGTAAATGTCCAAATGTCTAATGTCTAAAGCTCACTCATTAAAATGAACGTAAGCACTGTTACCACCAATAATGTACAAAATATAATCGAGGAGAACAATGATCCACTCATAAACACATTTCTTCTATGATCAAGCAACTTGAAATTAATCGTGTATCGTATGGCACCACAAATGATGGTTATAATACCGGATACGGCAACAACTATGCCCGATGGCTTACAGTACTTATCCACCACCATTTCATCGTGTTTAAGCTTGTCGATAATCTCACCATCGTccaaattttgaagatttcCAAGCTTGGAAATCGATTCCGTTACAGAAAATCGGCctaataaaattattgttATTCCCATCGCCATAAAACTTCCACCAGTCCTTATATATGC
This region of Brettanomyces bruxellensis chromosome 4, complete sequence genomic DNA includes:
- the COQ2 gene encoding Para-hydroxybenzoate--polyprenyltransferase, mitochondrial precursor (PHB:polyprenyltransferase); translation: MIPTLTSRFFWKSLTRPSVCRQADLMFIVRHQVVKSFHHPTMLYSLNKKRAFSTTPKQRGDTVLPKARPGRSKFTEKEIETAKQERLDGLGVLKKFPEKWIPYMELMRIEKPAGTWLLLSPCMWAITMAGYMTSAPFLSTAWMLGVFSVGAFVMRGAGCTINDIWDRDLDNKVARTIERPITSGRVNVKQAVAFLGAQCMVGLLVLLQLPADCFLLGASSLFFVATYPLFKRFTYYPQAMLAACFNWGALLGFPAMGVWNWSVMIPLYLSGFFWCMHYDTVYGHQDKKYDVKVGIKSTALAWGKHSKPVFVGLAVAQMSCLTLAGLMAGMGPGFYTGTFIAGFRLFNMIRKVNLDNPASCGFYFRDNIKTGHVIWLGILLDYILQLLGFL